The following are encoded in a window of Rosa chinensis cultivar Old Blush chromosome 4, RchiOBHm-V2, whole genome shotgun sequence genomic DNA:
- the LOC112200291 gene encoding uncharacterized protein DKFZp434B061-like, whose amino-acid sequence MCENTSSLRAVMQRQLKTSESDDDEAPANVSKTQIGAHAMTVGSSSRALTVTESDGDELPVNVIGTQIGTQIGTQTGAHAPTVGSPSRAQTVGSPSRALTVTESDGNELPVNVIGTQIGAHAPTVGSPSRAPTVGSPSRAPTVGSPSRAPTVGSPSRAPTVGSPSRAPTVGSPSRAPTVGSPSRAPTVGSSSGAQYGCLRSWTRTGGRLARIPACEHPNPSGVFAAALGYSDVRVARSLDLHNRVPHPGQGRGRGRGPVEAGAVAEVEPEVAGASGVRGRGRGRGRGRGRGRAAKAEPEVAGEAGENGVPGRGRGRGRGWAARAELLTGGSSSGVLTGVPPSGP is encoded by the exons ATGTGTGAAAACACTTCGTCCTTACGAGCTGTCATGCAGCGGCAACTCAAGACTTCAGAATCTGACGACGATGAGGCGCCGGCTAACGTTTCAAAGACTCAGATCGGTGCTCATGCTATGACCGTCGGTTCCTCCTCACGCGCTCTGACCGTCACAGAATCTGACGGCGATGAGTTGCCGGTTAACGTCATCGGGACTCAGATCGGGACTCAGATCGGGACTCAGACCGGGGCTCATGCTCCGACCGTCGGTTCGCCATCACGCGCTCAGACCGTCGGTTCGCCATCACGCGCTCTGACCGTCACAGAATCTGACGGCAATGAGTTGCCGGTTAACGTGATCGGGACTCAGATCGGGGCTCATGCTCCGACCGTCGGTTCGCCATCACGCGCTCCGACCGTCGGTTCGCCATCACGCGCTCCGACCGTCGGTTCGCCATCACGCGCTCCGACCGTCGGTTCGCCATCACGCGCTCCGACCGTCGGTTCCCCCTCACGCGCTCCGACCGTCGGTTCGCCATCACGCGCTCCGACCGTCGGTTCCCCCTCACGCGCTCCGACCGTCGGTTCCTCCTCTGGCGCCCAGTACGGCTGTCTTAGGTCTTGGACTCGCACTGGTGGCCGGCTGGCTAGGATTCCTGCCTGCGAGCATCCGAATCCTTCCGGAGTG TTTGCTGCAGCACTGGGATATTCTGATGTCCGGGTTGCACGTAGCTTGGATTTGCATAACAGGGTGCCACATCCAGGACAGGGCAGAGGTCGTGGAAGAGGCCCAGTAGAGGCCGGGGCCGTGGCAGAGGTTGAGCCAGAGGTTGCAGGGGCAAGTGGGGTAAGAGGCCGGGGCCGGGGCCGTGGCCGTGGCAGGGGAAGGGGTCGGGCAGCGAAGGCTGAGCCAGAGGTTGCAGGTGAAGCAGGGGAAAATGGGGTACCAGGCCGGGGACGTGGCCGGGGAAGGGGATGGGCTGCAAGGGCTGAACTTTTGACCGGCGGTTCTTCCTCTGGCGTACTGACCGGTGTGCCACCGTCTGGCCCCTGA
- the LOC112199728 gene encoding uncharacterized protein LOC112199728, translating to MEVFFYNHAAVQKRATQLIGSWEEDKLFIRLKFYKSSHWHRVPSDPIVEYYNTKIAQRDFWVKFSHFKHQLSDNYDSNREYETLICEYLKSMGVPEDEHPAVVDKLFRVVEAAISPVDAVVVFVWDAIYRVGDGHEPYRPNGIPASRSSIQGLEQVTPDTDTSLSCAICLEDFEQEPITRLPCRHHFHVHCIVQCLEINHTCPLCRYPMPTEED from the coding sequence ATGGAGGTATTTTTCTATAATCACGCTGCGGTGCAAAAAAGGGCAACCCAGCTCATAGGCTCTTGGGAGGAGGACAAGCTGTTCATCAGATTGAAGTTCTACAAGTCAAGCCATTGGCACCGTGTGCCAAGCGATCCAATTGTTGAATACTACAATACTAAAATAGCCCAAAGAGATTTTTGGGTAAAGTTTTCTCATTTCAAGCACCAATTATCCGACAACTACGACAGTAACAGGGAGTATGAAACGCTCATCTGCGAGTATCTGAAGAGTATGGGTGTGCCGGAAGATGAACATCCTGCTGTTGTTGACAAGCTATTCCGGGTGGTTGAGGCTGCCATCTCCCCTGTGGACGCTGTTGTAGTGTTTGTGTGGGACGCCATTTACCGCGTCGGAGATGGACATGAACCATATAGGCCCAATGGGATTCCTGCGAGCAGATCATCAATCCAGGGTTTGGAGCAAGTGACACCCGATACTGATACCTCGCTCTCCTGTGCGATTTGTTTGGAGGATTTTGAGCAGGAACCCATTACCCGGTTGCCCTGCAGACACCATTTTCATGTCCATTGCATTGTTCAGTGCCTGGAGATCAACCACACCTGTCCCCTCTGCCGATACCCAATGCCAACAGAAGAAGATTAA